The sequence ATCGGGATGGGGGACTGACGATGCACTCCATCGCAGCAGTTCGTTCCGCTGGTGGTGCCGCCAAATACTTTACCAACGACGATTTCGTTGCCGGGGATTACTACACCAACGAGCAGGCAGGAGAGGTAAGTCAATGGGGTGGTGAAGGCCTTGCCGGCAGCGCGATCGCCGATGGCTCCGCTGTTACCCGCGAAGCGTTCGAGAAGGTTCTTTTGGGTGAGACGCCCACTGGCGAACAGATTGAGGCGAAGGAGAACCGTAGACCGGGCTACGACCTGACCTTCTCGGCGCCAAAATCTGTGTCGATCATGGCCTACATTGCCGGTGACAAGCGGCTCGTGGAAGCGTTCGCATTATCCGTCAAGGATACCATGGCCTGGGTCGAACGGAACCTCGCCGAAGGTCGCAAGACGGTCGACGGCAAGACCACCGCCGTTGCGACTGGAAACCTGGTATATGCCATGTTCCAGCACGACACGAGCCGGGCGCTCGATCCCCAGCTCCATTACCATTCGATCGTCGCCAACATGACACGCATGCCAGACGGCAAATGGCAGGCGCTCCACGCCGACAAAATCTGGTCTAACAACACCGTCATCGGCTCGGTCCAGCATTCCTACCTTCGCGGTAGGGTGGAGGAATTGGGCTATAAGGTTCGCCTCGACGGCAAGCACGGAACTTTCGAGATTGTCGATGTGCCCAAGGAGGTGATCGACGCCTTCAGCACCCGCCGCGAAGAGATCCTATTGAAGTCCGAGCAGCTCGGGATCGTGTCCCCCAAGGGCCGCGACAGCGTCACCGTTAATACGCGCGACCCCAAGCTGAACGTCGAAGACCGTGAAAGCATGGTCAAAGGGTGGGTCGATCGAGCAGAAACTTTCGGCTTCGACGGTAAGGACGTCCTTGCCACCGCTTTGCGCGCCTCTCGCGATCAACCGGAAAACCTCGCCGTCCGTGGCTACAAGGCCATGCTCGAGGTGGTGAACACCGCGCGCGAATTTGTCTCCGGCTTTCTGCGGTCCCCTGAACCACTGGTCGATGCCGGCATTGCGCGTCTGGCCCGCTCGCCTGGCGATGCCCGTGCCCAGCTCGCCGTTGCCTCGGCCGTTCGCATTCTCAGCCAGCGTGAGGCCGCTTTTCAGGTCCATCAGGTTTCCAAGACGGCTCTCGATCTTGGCCTCAAGGGCGTCACGATCGATAACGTCGAAGCGCGGATCGATCGGCTGATCAAGAATGGCGATCTCGTTTCAGGTCAGATCCAACACAAGGGCCAGATGGTTGACGCTGTCACTACGTCCGAAGCGTTGAAGATCGAGCAATCGATCCTTGATCACGTCGATGCCGGCAAAGGTAAAGGCACCTCGATCGTTGACGCTGCCAGTGCGACGTCCCGGCTTCAGGAAGCCGCCTCGCCCCGGGAACTGAATCAGGGGCAACTCGTGGCCGCGACCATGATCGTTTCCAGCGAGGATCGCTACGTCGTCGTCCAGGGCGTCGCCGGTGCCGGCAAGTCTACCATGCTGCAGACCGTTGCCGCCGTTGCTCGCGATGAGGGCAAGCAAGTCCTCGGTCTCGCGTTCCAGAACAAGATGGTCGGCGACATGCGCGAGGGCATGGTGCCCAAGCACCTCACGGCCGACGACATGGAAAAGGCCGGGGTTTCGGCTCAGACGATCGCCTCGTTCATCTGGCAGAACGAGAAATTCCTCAGCGACCCGAGCAGTCCGGGGGCGCAGCAGCGGCGGGACGAACTGGCCGGCACGATCGTCGTCGTCGACGAAACTTCCATGGTTTCCAGCGAGGATATGCTCAAGCTGATGCGCATCACCGAAGCTCTCGGCATCGAGAAGGTCGCCTTCGTCGGCGACCGCCAACAGCTATCCTCGATCGACGCGGGCAAATCCTTTGCCATGGTACAGGCCGGCGGGATCACCATGGCGCGCATGGATCAGAACGTGCGTATCAATCCAGACAACAAGCAACTCCTGACCGTAGCGGCGCTTGCCAACACTGGCCGGGCCGGTGCTGCACTGAAAGTGCTGGGCGATAATGTCAGTGAACATTCCGAACCGGCGAAACAGGCGGCCGAGACATGGTTAGCCCTCTCTGCAGAGGAACGGGCTATTACGGCTGTCTTCGTTTCGGGGCGAGAGGGACGTTCCGAGATCAATACCGAAATTCAGGAAGGATTGCGTCAGGAAGGCACTCTGAAGGGAGATGGCCTGGACGTCACTGTCCATGACCGGGTCAGCAAAGAGCGTGAGCAGTTACGCTATGCCCATCACTATACTGTCGGCCAGACCCTGACGGTGACGGGGCAAATCCGAGAAGTCGGGCTAGGGCGCGGGCAGTATCAGGTCAGCCGCATCTTCGACAACGGCAAGATCCAACTCACAGGCCCCAATGGTCGCAACTTGCGCTTCGATCCACAGAAAATCGATCCCAGCATCACCCGTAGCCGTCTCGAACTCTCCAACCTCGAAACGCTCAGAATTTATGAAGGC is a genomic window of Novosphingobium resinovorum containing:
- the mobF gene encoding MobF family relaxase; translated protein: MHSIAAVRSAGGAAKYFTNDDFVAGDYYTNEQAGEVSQWGGEGLAGSAIADGSAVTREAFEKVLLGETPTGEQIEAKENRRPGYDLTFSAPKSVSIMAYIAGDKRLVEAFALSVKDTMAWVERNLAEGRKTVDGKTTAVATGNLVYAMFQHDTSRALDPQLHYHSIVANMTRMPDGKWQALHADKIWSNNTVIGSVQHSYLRGRVEELGYKVRLDGKHGTFEIVDVPKEVIDAFSTRREEILLKSEQLGIVSPKGRDSVTVNTRDPKLNVEDRESMVKGWVDRAETFGFDGKDVLATALRASRDQPENLAVRGYKAMLEVVNTAREFVSGFLRSPEPLVDAGIARLARSPGDARAQLAVASAVRILSQREAAFQVHQVSKTALDLGLKGVTIDNVEARIDRLIKNGDLVSGQIQHKGQMVDAVTTSEALKIEQSILDHVDAGKGKGTSIVDAASATSRLQEAASPRELNQGQLVAATMIVSSEDRYVVVQGVAGAGKSTMLQTVAAVARDEGKQVLGLAFQNKMVGDMREGMVPKHLTADDMEKAGVSAQTIASFIWQNEKFLSDPSSPGAQQRRDELAGTIVVVDETSMVSSEDMLKLMRITEALGIEKVAFVGDRQQLSSIDAGKSFAMVQAGGITMARMDQNVRINPDNKQLLTVAALANTGRAGAALKVLGDNVSEHSEPAKQAAETWLALSAEERAITAVFVSGREGRSEINTEIQEGLRQEGTLKGDGLDVTVHDRVSKEREQLRYAHHYTVGQTLTVTGQIREVGLGRGQYQVSRIFDNGKIQLTGPNGRNLRFDPQKIDPSITRSRLELSNLETLRIYEGDTIRWTTNDKDRGLDNAALAKIVSIEGGSVTVETANNERLTLERGDPMLSRIGLAYALNMHMAQGVTADRGIGVMLSYEHNLSNQRLFNVLVTRVRDGLTMIVDDREKLEWRLNSNPGDKTSSLESTGQLDIDGVDAKQEAADAALTAAFDALDAESGAVGMPNGPGSEAIADLGDLPPMPAADSHDGCAGTGSDGNENPAAGRSDVETSQDGMSDPGSMDLDDLPPMGQSETDYSTFDTSADQIYDPGADEPPAPAQDKKDADPLRQALLDHLEGDGLGIVDTTIDDLTGIPPMPGRDDGQIPGLPEKNLGLDL